In Candidatus Binatia bacterium, the DNA window GCTTCATCGGCTACGGCGAGGGCAAGACCGTGTTCTTCCACGTCAGCCAGTGCGAGGCGGGCTCGAGCGAGGGGATCGGTCCCGGCGCTGCGGTATCGTTCGTGCTCGGCGTCAATCACCGAAGCGGCAAGGAGCAGGCGGAGCGCATCCGCCTCGAGCCCGACGCGCGCAGGGTCGCCGACGCCCCGAGCGAGCACGCGGCCGACATCCCGGTGCCTTCGCCGATGTGGCCGACGCTGCGCTCGCCGCGGCAACGCACGCTGTAGGCCGAGTCGACGCATACGCGCCCGCGCGGGCCGTGACTCAATGGCAGATGAGCGCCCGCGAGCTCGTCGCGAGCCGTGACGAGAGAAGCGCGACCGCGCGTCAGCGCTTGCGGCGACGCCGGTAGGCGCGCGCGCACCATTCGGGCGACGCGCCGCACGCGTAGGCGAAGCGCAGCCACCACATCAGCACGATCGTCCGCGCGACGCCCTCTTCCTCCCAGCGCCGCGCCGAGGTGCTGACGCGCTCGCGCAGCGGCGCGAGCCGACCCGCCCGGCGCAGCCGCGTGCCGAGCTCGACGTCCTCCATCAGCGGGATCGGCGCGAAACCGCCGAGCCGCGCGAAGACGTCGCGCCGCACGAAGATCGCCTGATCGCCGGTCGAGATCCCGGTCCAGCGCGAGCGCGCGTTCATCAGCGTGGCGATCACCGGCAGGAACGGGTGCGTGCCGCGCAGCTCGACGTCGAAGCGCCCGGCGATCGCGCCCTCGGCAATCGCACGCTCGACGGCCTCGGCGAAACCTTCCGGCAGCCAGGTGTCGGCGTGCAGGAAGAGCAGCACGTCGCCGCACGCGCGGCGCGCGCCGGCGTTCATCTGCAGGGCGCGTCCGCGTGGCGCGATCAGCACGTCGTCGGCGAGCGGACGCGCGCGCGCCACCGTGTCGTCCGTGCTGCCGCCGTCGACCACGAGCAGCTCGACGACCTGCGGCGCGCGCGCGCGGCGCAACGTGGCCTCGATCTCGTCCGCCTCGTCGAGCGCCGGCACGATCACCGAGAGCCTCACGTCAGCTCGCCCCCGCGAATTGTCTCATCGGGCGCGCGAGAGTATCAGGCGGCATGGACGCCGTACGGGATCGCACGAGCGCCGCACGCCGCACGGCGCGCACGCTGCTCGCTCTCCTGCTGCTGCCGCTCGCGCTGATCGCCGGCGCGCCGTGGCCGTCCCCGGCCCAGGCGGGGGTCGACCTGGTTCGCCTCGAGGGCGTGCTGCGGGAGACGAACCCGCCCGGGACGATGGTGCAGACGACCCTCGCCGTCGGCGACCAGAGCATCCCCTTCGCGGTGTACGCGGCGCGCAGGATCTCGGGCGACCCGTTCGAGGGACCGGGCGTCCTGCTCGCGCTCGGCCCCGGGCCGCCGCCGATCCGCGTCGAGGGTCGCGACGAGACGGTCGGCCAGCTCACCTCGGCGGCTCCCGGGACGCGCGTCTCGCTGACCGGCAGCCTGAACGTCGGATCCGCCTTCCTGACGCTCATGAGCGTCGAGGTGGTGCCGTCCCCTGCTCCGTCGGCGGCGCCGTCGCCGTCAGCGGCGCAGTAGGACGACCAGCACGACGAGCTGCAGCACCGCCGTCGCGACCAGCAGCAGCGTGAGGACGTAGCGGCTCTTGCCGAGCGACTGCGCCTCGGCCGCGCTCTTCTCCTCGAGGCGCGCGATCTCGCTGCGCACGTTGCTGGTCTCGACGTAGAGCCCGCGCACCTCGTCGCGCATCGGGGTCGCGACCCCCTTGAGGTCGCCCTGCGCGGCCTCGAGGCGGTCGAGGCGCTCGCCGAGCTCGGTGATGCTCGTGCGCAGCGCGCCCAGCGTCGCGTTGATCTCGCGCAGCTCGGCGATCACGTTCTCGATCTGACCGACGAGCGGGTTCGGGGTCGGCGACGGCTTCGGCGCCGAGCGCTTGGTCTGGGCGTCCGCCGCGCTGACCGCGAGCGTGAGCAGCACGGCGAGCACGAGCAGCGTGCTGCGTGCGAGGCCTAGCGGGAAACGGCGTGCGAAGGAGCACGTGTGCACGCCTTGGCGTGCGCTCGTCGCTCCGCCACCCGCCACACCCTGGGTCTGCCGCGCTCGGTCCATCGGACGGTCCCCACCTCGCATGAGCCGGACCGCAAGCCCCATCCCCGTGCGTCGTGCGCGGTGGGGTGAGGCGCCGCGCACCGCGCGGTCACCAAAACCCTCGTCCAGCCTGGCCCGGCGAACGTAATGCTCGGCAGGCAGCGAAGCAAGAAAGCAGAGTTCCCCCGCTGCGACGCAGACGCTTGACGCAAGCCCCGCGTCGGACGTACGCGTCGGAGCAGCGCCGGGTGGAGCGAGGAGGCCGGGGATGTCGTTACGCGATCTGCTGCTGGTGGCCGGGACGCTGCCGCTCGTCGGTGTCGTCGCCTTGCGGCTCGCCGCCGAGGTCGGGCTCGTCCGCAACGCGCCGCCGCCGGAGGCGGTCAACGCGACGCTCGGGCTGTTCGGCGTCGTGTTCGTGCTCTACGTCGCGCTCACCCTGCGCGCGATCGCGCGCGCCACGCGCGAGATCCTCGAGCGCAGCGCCGAGCCGGTCGCGAACGAAACCGAGCAGCGCACCGCGGCGGTGACCGACTTCGCCGTCCACCTCGACCGGCGTCCGGAGATCGACCTCCGCGGCGACGCGGGCGCGGAGGACGCTGCACCTTCGAGCGAGGAAGCGGCGGCGCCGCCGCCGGAGCAGCGCTCGGCGCTGCTCGGTCAGGTCGGCAGCCTGCTCACCCGCATCCCGTCGGCGCGCTCGCGCTGAGATCCGTCCGCGCTGTGGCCGTCAAGCGCCGAGCTCGCGCACGAGCCGGCGGACGAGCAGCGGCCCCTCGTAGACCAGCGCCGTGTAGAGCGCGACCAGGTTCGCGCCCGCGGCGAGCTTCTCGCGCACGTCGTCCGCGGTGAAGACGCCGCCGACGCCGATGATCGGCACGTCAGGCCCGCACGCTCTGCGCACCAGCGCGACCATCTCGGTGGCGCGCGCCCGCAGCGGCGCGCCCGAGAGCCCGCCCGTTTCCGCCGCAGCCGCGCTCGAGCAGCCGGGACGCGCGATCGTCGTGTTGCTCGCGATGAAGCCTGCCGCGCCGGCGTCGAGCGCGGCGGCGCAGATCTCGGGCACGGCGTCGTCGGCGAGGTCGGGCGACAGCTTGACGAGCAGCGGCGGCGCGCTGCGTCCGCCGACCGACGCCGCCACCTCCTCGCGCAGCGCGGCGATCAGGCGGCCGAGCCGCCGTGGCTCGTGCAGATCGCGCAGCCCCGGCGTGTTCGGCGAGCTGACGTTGATCGCCAGGTAGTCGGCGAGCGGCGCCAGCAGACGCGCCGACGTCCGGTAGTCCTCGACCTCCGCGCTCTCGTCGCCGACCGCGACCCGCGAGCAGCCGATGTTGATCCCGATCGGGATCGAAGGCCGCACGCTGAGCCGGCGCGCGAGCGTCCGGGCGACCTCTTCGGCGCCGAGGTTGTTGAAGCCGAGGCGGTTCACGATCGCGCGCTCGGCCTCGAGCCGGAACATCCGCGGCGTCGGGTTGCCGGGCTGCGCTCGCGCGGTGACCGTGCCGAGCTCGGCGAAGCCGAAGCCGAGACGCTCCCAGAGGTGCGGCGCGATGCCGTTCTTGTCGAAGCCCGCCGCGAGCCCGATCGGGTTCGGAAACCGGCAGCCGAGGAGCTCGATCGGCTTTGCCCCGCCCGTTGCGCCCTCGGCCGCCGGGCGCGCGAGCGGGACGTGCTCGAGCGTCCACTCGGCGAGCTGCGCCGCCGACAGCGCCAAGTGGTGGGCGCGCTCGGGGTCGAGCCGGAAGAGCAGCCGGCGCAGCGCCGGGTAGAAGTTCACGCGCGCGGCTCCATGCGCGGTGCGGCCGCCGCGCTCGGGCGCGCGACCATCGCAGCGCGATCGGCGCACGCGGAGGAGCGCCGGCCTCGGCTCACGACGCGCGCAGCAGCTCGTCGAGGCGACCGCTGCGCTCGAGCTCGGAGAGGTCGTCGTAGCCGCCGATCGGCGTGCCGTCGATGAACACCTGCGGCACCGTGCGGCGTCCGCCCGCGCGCTCCGCGAGCTCGGCGCGCGCCGCGCTGTCGCCGGTCACGTCGATCTCCGTGAACGGAACGTTCTTCTTCGTGAGCAG includes these proteins:
- a CDS encoding TIGR04283 family arsenosugar biosynthesis glycosyltransferase, whose amino-acid sequence is MRLSVIVPALDEADEIEATLRRARAPQVVELLVVDGGSTDDTVARARPLADDVLIAPRGRALQMNAGARRACGDVLLFLHADTWLPEGFAEAVERAIAEGAIAGRFDVELRGTHPFLPVIATLMNARSRWTGISTGDQAIFVRRDVFARLGGFAPIPLMEDVELGTRLRRAGRLAPLRERVSTSARRWEEEGVARTIVLMWWLRFAYACGASPEWCARAYRRRRKR
- a CDS encoding quinone-dependent dihydroorotate dehydrogenase gives rise to the protein MNFYPALRRLLFRLDPERAHHLALSAAQLAEWTLEHVPLARPAAEGATGGAKPIELLGCRFPNPIGLAAGFDKNGIAPHLWERLGFGFAELGTVTARAQPGNPTPRMFRLEAERAIVNRLGFNNLGAEEVARTLARRLSVRPSIPIGINIGCSRVAVGDESAEVEDYRTSARLLAPLADYLAINVSSPNTPGLRDLHEPRRLGRLIAALREEVAASVGGRSAPPLLVKLSPDLADDAVPEICAAALDAGAAGFIASNTTIARPGCSSAAAAETGGLSGAPLRARATEMVALVRRACGPDVPIIGVGGVFTADDVREKLAAGANLVALYTALVYEGPLLVRRLVRELGA
- the grxC gene encoding glutaredoxin 3, coding for MADVTIYTTSYCPYCHAAKALLTKKNVPFTEIDVTGDSAARAELAERAGGRRTVPQVFIDGTPIGGYDDLSELERSGRLDELLRAS